The following are encoded together in the Dyella terrae genome:
- a CDS encoding ATP-binding cassette domain-containing protein, which yields MSLIQLQRVDFSIGGPLLLEHVDLSIEANERVCIVGRNGEGKSTLMKLIAGDLKSDDGEVRVQTGVVVARMAQEVPQDTAGSVFDVVAQGLGDLGQLLARYHHLLAEGDMDALGDVQEQIEAQHGWDLDRRVTDVLTRLELPGDTDFAALSGGMKRRVLLAQALVRKPDVLLLDEPTNHLDIEAIGWLENFLRQFEGSIVFVTHDRSFLRALATRIVEIDRGQLTDWPGDYDNYLRRREERLHAQAQANALFDKKLAQEEVWIRQGIKARRTRNEGRVRALKALRVERGERRELSGNVKMTLATAQASGKKVIDLEHVHQAYGGRVLIENLSTTIMRGDRVGIIGPNGAGKSTLLKIMLGELKPERGHATLGTGIQIAYFDQHRVQLNDQLNALDNVAEGREYIELNGTRKHIIGYLQDFLFSPERARAPITRLSGGERNRLLLAKLFAQPSNLLVMDEPTNDLDVETLELLEELLTEYQGTLLLVSHDREFLDNVVSSTLVLEGHGRIGEYVGGYTDWLRQRPAAMAAASKPAEAKNITAQAATLAPVAEAKRKLSYKEARELEQLPGRIEVLETDIAARTEAMNDAEFFRQDNATVLKANEALAKLQTELDTAYARWAELDG from the coding sequence ATGTCTCTTATCCAACTCCAGCGCGTCGACTTCAGCATCGGCGGCCCTCTCCTGCTCGAACACGTCGACCTCTCCATCGAGGCGAACGAGCGCGTGTGCATCGTCGGTCGTAACGGCGAAGGCAAATCCACCTTGATGAAACTCATCGCCGGCGACCTCAAGTCCGACGATGGCGAAGTACGTGTGCAGACGGGCGTCGTCGTTGCACGCATGGCTCAGGAGGTGCCGCAAGATACCGCCGGCAGCGTGTTCGATGTCGTCGCGCAAGGCCTTGGCGATCTTGGCCAATTGCTCGCGCGCTATCACCACCTACTCGCCGAAGGCGACATGGATGCACTCGGCGATGTGCAGGAGCAGATCGAGGCGCAACACGGTTGGGATCTCGACCGCCGCGTCACTGACGTATTGACCCGACTCGAACTCCCGGGCGATACCGATTTCGCCGCATTGTCCGGCGGCATGAAGCGTCGCGTGCTGCTCGCACAGGCACTGGTACGCAAACCCGACGTGCTGCTGCTCGACGAGCCCACCAACCATCTCGACATCGAAGCCATCGGCTGGCTGGAAAACTTCCTGCGCCAGTTCGAAGGCAGCATCGTGTTCGTCACGCATGACCGCAGCTTCCTGCGCGCACTCGCCACACGCATCGTCGAGATCGATCGCGGCCAGCTCACCGACTGGCCGGGCGATTACGACAACTACCTTCGCCGCCGCGAAGAACGCCTGCATGCCCAAGCACAGGCGAACGCGCTGTTCGACAAAAAGCTCGCGCAGGAAGAAGTGTGGATTCGCCAGGGCATCAAGGCACGCCGCACCCGCAACGAAGGACGCGTGCGCGCACTCAAGGCCTTGCGCGTCGAACGCGGAGAGCGCCGCGAGCTTTCCGGCAACGTGAAGATGACGCTTGCCACCGCACAAGCGTCCGGCAAGAAGGTGATCGATCTGGAACACGTGCACCAAGCCTATGGCGGGCGTGTGCTGATCGAGAACCTGAGCACCACCATCATGCGCGGTGATCGCGTCGGCATCATCGGCCCGAACGGTGCCGGCAAGAGCACCCTCTTGAAGATCATGCTGGGCGAACTCAAGCCGGAGCGCGGCCACGCCACGCTCGGCACCGGCATCCAGATCGCCTACTTCGATCAGCATCGCGTGCAGCTCAACGACCAGCTCAACGCGCTGGACAATGTGGCCGAAGGACGCGAATACATCGAGCTCAACGGCACGCGCAAGCACATCATCGGCTACCTGCAGGATTTCCTGTTTTCGCCGGAGCGTGCGCGTGCACCGATCACGCGACTGTCCGGCGGCGAACGCAATCGCCTGCTGCTGGCCAAGCTGTTCGCACAGCCGTCCAACCTGCTGGTGATGGACGAACCGACCAACGACCTCGACGTGGAAACCCTGGAGCTGCTCGAAGAACTGCTCACCGAATACCAGGGCACGTTGCTGTTGGTGTCACATGACCGCGAGTTCCTCGACAACGTTGTGTCGAGCACACTGGTGCTCGAGGGCCACGGCAGAATTGGCGAGTACGTGGGTGGCTATACCGACTGGCTCCGCCAGCGGCCCGCCGCGATGGCGGCCGCGTCCAAGCCGGCGGAGGCCAAGAACATCACCGCACAAGCGGCGACACTTGCCCCGGTGGCCGAAGCGAAGCGCAAGCTCAGCTACAAAGAAGCGCGCGAACTGGAACAGCTACCCGGCCGCATCGAAGTACTGGAAACAGATATCGCCGCGCGCACCGAGGCGATGAACGATGCCGAGTTCTTCCGTCAGGACAACGCCACCGTGCTGAAGGCCAACGAGGCGCTGGCGAAGCTGCAGACCGAACTGGACACGGCGTACGCCCGTTGGGCTGAACTCGACGGCTGA